A DNA window from Hevea brasiliensis isolate MT/VB/25A 57/8 chromosome 2, ASM3005281v1, whole genome shotgun sequence contains the following coding sequences:
- the LOC110660983 gene encoding BTB/POZ domain-containing protein At2g30600 isoform X5, with translation MMEEKEKKFLTVAPFQCAWRKDLKFREAGRGCVAFDAFAHNDVTLVFRENVGSQHYHYKRDDSPHYTVILGSHRNRRLKIEVDGKTEVDVEGIGLCCSSAFQSYWICIYDGLISIGKGRYPFQNLVFQWLDSNPNCSVRYVGLSSWDKHVGYRNVNVLSLPQNHMLLWKQVDSGEYEGKEDSEEELEDEQIEYDKWGLDNFLESWELSDMFFVVGEEERPVPAHKVILQASGNFPLSPSNENVLQLKDLTYPTLHALLQFIYTGHTQMFTNGMRESSSSEVSLSDVSPEAFKIMLDFMYSGEISLEDTMDFGNLLLQLLLLADKFGVTLLYQECCKTLLECLSEDSECPILLAVSSLPSCKLIEETCVRKCAMHFDYCTTASLDFILLDDTTFSSIIQHQELTVTSEERVLNAILMWCMRAKELCGWEMVDELLANSTADLIFQERLPSLSDLLPFVRFPLLPYHLLQKLGQSNLSKHVHIFYNIQVREAINYVEFGLGRAGSDQNIRFQHRRSSYKELQYIYDGDSNGVLYFAGTSYGEHQWVNPVLAKRITITASSPTSRYTDPKALVSRTYQGTCIAGPRMEDGNKCVWWMIDLGQDHQLVCNYYTLRQDGSRAYIRSWNFQGSLDGKTWTNLRVHEYDQTICKPGQFASWAITGPNSLLPFRFFRVVLTGPTVDASDPWNLCICYLELYGFFR, from the exons ATGATGGAAGAGAAGGAGAAAAAGTTCCTCACAGTAGCACCATTCCAGTGTGCTTGGAGAAAGGATTTGAAATTCCGGGAAGCAGGGAGAGGTTGCGTGGCTTTTGATGCTTTTGCTCATAATGATGTCACTTTAGTGTTTAGGGAGAATGTGGGGAGCCAGCACTACCATTACAAGAGGGATGATAGTCCTCATTATACTGTGATTCTTGGGAGTCATAGGAATAGAAGATTGAAAATTGAGGTTGATGGGAAAACTGAGGTTGATGTGGAAGGTATCGGTCTATGCTGCTCTTCTGCTTTTCAAAGTTACTGGATCTGTATTTATGATGGGTTGATTAGTATTGGCAAGGGAAGATACCCTTTTCAGAATCTTGTATTTCAGTGGCTAGATTCAAATCCAAATTGCAGTGTTCGTTATGTTGGGCTCAGTAGCTGGGATAAACATGTTGGCTATAGAAATGTCAATGTGTTGTCATTGCCTCAGAATCATATGTTACTGTGGAAGCAAGTTGATTCTGGAGAATATGAGGGAAAGGAGGACAGTGAAGAGGAGTTGGAAGATGAACAAATTGAATATGATAAATGGGGGCTTGATAATTTCCTAGAGAGTTGGGAATTATCGGATATGTTCTTTGTTGTTGGTGAGGAAGAAAGGCCTGTCCCTGCTCATAAGGTTATCTTGCAAGCATCTGGTAATTTTCCTTTGAGTCCGTCAAATGAAAATGTCCTTCAGCTGAAGGATTTAACTTATCCAACTCTCCATGCACTTCTTCAATTTATCTATACAGGCCACACCCAG ATGTTCACAAATGGAATGAGGGAGAGTAGTTCCTCGGAGGTCTCTTTAAGTGATGTCTCACCAGAAGCATTCAAGATTATGCTTGACTTCATGTACAGTGGGGAAATCAGTTTGGAAGATACCATGGATTTTGGAAACTTGTTACTTCAACTTCTTTTATTAGCTGACAAGTTTGGGGTCACTCTTCTTTATCAGGAATGCTGCAAAACACTTTTAGAATGCCTCTCGGAG GACTCGGAATGTCCAATCTTGCTTGCGGTTTCATCATTACCATCATGTAAACTCATTGAAGAAACCTGTGTGAGGAAATGTGCAATGCACTTTGATTATTGTACAACTGCAAGCCTTGACTTCATCTTGTTAGATGATACAACTTTTAGCAGTATCATTCAG CATCAGGAACTAACAGTAACATCAGAAGAAAGAGTTCTCAATGCAATTTTGATGTGGTGCATGAGAGCTAAGGAGTTGTGTGGGTGGGAGATGGTGGATGAGCTACTAGCAAATTCAACTGCTGACCTCATTTTTCAAGAGAGACTTCCGTCTCTTAGTGACTTATTGCCATTTGTGCGATTTCCATTGCTTCCATATCACTTGCTGCAGAAG TTGGGGCAGAGCAATCTTAGCAAGCATGTTCACATTTTTTATAATATT CAGGTGAGGGAGGCTATCAATTATGTAGAATTTGGATTAGGAAGGGCAGGAAGTGACCAAAA CATACGGTTTCAACATAGGCGATCAAGTTATAAGGAGCTCCAGTACATATATGACGGTGACAGTAATGGAGTTCTGTACTTTGCTGGTACATCTTATGGAGAACACCAGTGGGTTAATCCTGTTTTGGCAAAG CGAATAACAATTACGGCAAGCAGTCCCACTTCAAGATACACTGACCCAAAGGCCTTGGTATCAAGAACTTACCAG GGAACATGTATTGCTGGGCCTCGGATGGAAGATGGGAATAAATGTGTATGGTGGATGATTGATCTTGGTCAAGATCACCAG CTCGTGTGCAACTACTATACTCTGAGACAAGATGGATCAAGAGCCTACATAAGATCTTGGAATTTTCAG GGTTCTCTTGATGGGAAAACTTGGACGAACTTGAGAGTGCATGAATACGATCAAACAATTTGCAAGCCTGGTCAGTTTGCGTCATGGGCCATAACTGGGCCTAattccctccttccattcagattCTTTAGGGTTGTTCTGACTGGGCCTACCGTGGATGCTTCAGATCCCTGGAACTTGTGCATCTGCTACTTGGAACTCTATGGCTTCTTCCGTTGA